In Escherichia ruysiae, a genomic segment contains:
- the tdcD gene encoding propionate kinase: protein MNEFPVVLVINCGSSSIKFSVLDTCDCEVLMSGIADGINSENAFLSVNGGEPAPLAHHSYEGALKAIAFELEKRNLNDSVALIGHRIAHGGSIFTESAIITDEVIDNIRRVSPLAPLHNYANLSGIESAQQLFPGVTQVAVFDTSFHQTMAPDAYLYGLPWKYYEELGVRRYGFHGTSHRYVSQRAHSLLDLAEDDSGLVVAHLGNGASICAVRNGQSVDTSMGMTPLEGLMMGTRSGDVDFGAMSWVASQTNQSLGDLERIVNKESGLLGISGLSSDLRVLEKAWHEGHERAQLAIKTFVHRIARHIAGHAASLHRLDGIIFTGGIGENSSLIRRLVMEHLAVLGVEIDVEMNNQSNSYGERIISSENARVICAVIPTNEEKMIALDAIHLGKVNAPAEFA, encoded by the coding sequence ATGAATGAATTTCCGGTTGTTTTGGTTATTAACTGTGGTTCGTCTTCGATTAAGTTTTCCGTGCTCGATACCTGTGACTGTGAAGTATTAATGTCAGGTATTGCCGATGGTATTAACTCGGAAAATGCATTCTTATCCGTAAATGGGGGAGAGCCAGCACCGCTGGCTCACCACAGCTACGAAGGTGCATTGAAGGCAATCGCATTTGAACTGGAAAAACGGAATTTAAATGACAGTGTGGCCTTAATTGGCCACCGCATCGCCCACGGCGGCAGTATTTTTACCGAGTCCGCTATTATTACCGATGAGGTCATTGATAATATCCGCCGCGTTTCTCCACTGGCGCCGCTGCATAATTACGCCAATTTAAGTGGCATTGAATCGGCGCAGCAATTATTTCCTGGCGTAACTCAGGTGGCGGTATTTGATACCAGTTTCCACCAGACTATGGCTCCGGATGCTTATTTATACGGCCTGCCGTGGAAATATTATGAAGAGTTAGGTGTGCGCCGTTATGGTTTCCACGGAACCTCGCACCGCTATGTTTCCCAGCGCGCCCATTCGCTGCTGGACCTGGCGGAAGATGACTCCGGGCTGGTTGTGGCGCATCTTGGCAATGGCGCGTCAATCTGCGCGGTTCGTAACGGTCAGAGCGTAGATACTTCAATGGGAATGACGCCGCTGGAAGGCTTGATGATGGGGACGCGCAGTGGTGATGTCGACTTCGGCGCGATGTCCTGGGTTGCCAGTCAAACCAATCAGAGCCTGGGCGATCTGGAACGCATAGTGAATAAAGAGTCGGGATTATTAGGTATTTCCGGTCTTTCTTCCGACCTGCGCGTACTGGAAAAAGCCTGGCATGAAGGACACGAGCGCGCACAACTGGCAATTAAAACTTTTGTTCATCGAATTGCCCGTCATATTGCCGGACACGCTGCCTCATTACATCGTCTGGATGGCATTATATTTACCGGCGGAATAGGCGAAAACTCAAGTTTAATTCGTCGTCTGGTCATGGAACATTTAGCCGTATTAGGCGTTGAGATTGATGTGGAAATGAATAATCAATCTAATTCCTACGGTGAACGTATTATTTCCAGTGAAAATGCGCGCGTAATTTGCGCCGTTATTCCGACTAATGAAGAAAAAATGATTGCCTTAGATGCAATTCATTTAGGCAAAGTTAACGCTCCCGCAGAATTTGCATAA
- the tdcC gene encoding threonine/serine transporter TdcC — protein MSTSDSIVSSQTKQSSWRKSDTTWTLGLFGTAIGAGVLFFPIRAGFGGLIPILLMLVLAYPIAFYCHRALARLCLSGSNPSGNITETVEEHFGKTGGVVITFLYFFAICPLLWIYGVTITNTFMTFWENQLGFAPLNRGFVALFLLLLMAFVIWFGKDLMVKVMSYLVWPFIASLVLISLSLIPYWNSAVIDQVDLGALSLTGHDGILITVWLGISIMVFSFNFSPIVSSFVVSKREEYEKDFGRDFTEQKCSQIISRASMLMVAVVMFFAFSCLFTLSPANMAEAKAQNIPVLSYLANHFASMTGTKTTFAIILEYAASIIALVAIFKSFFGHYLGTLEGLNGLILKFGYKGDKTKVSLGKLNTLSMIFIMGSTWVVAYANPNILDLIEAMGAPIIASLLCLLPMYAIRKAPSLAKYRGRLDNVFVTVIGLLTILNIVYKLF, from the coding sequence ATGAGTACTTCAGATAGCATTGTATCCAGCCAGACAAAACAATCGTCCTGGCGTAAATCAGATACCACATGGACGTTAGGCTTGTTTGGTACGGCAATCGGCGCCGGGGTGCTGTTCTTCCCTATCCGCGCAGGTTTTGGCGGACTGATCCCGATTCTTCTGATGTTGGTATTGGCATACCCGATTGCGTTTTATTGCCACCGGGCGCTGGCGCGTCTGTGTCTCTCTGGCTCTAACCCTTCCGGCAACATTACGGAAACGGTAGAAGAGCATTTTGGTAAAACCGGCGGTGTGGTCATCACGTTCCTGTATTTCTTCGCGATTTGCCCACTGTTGTGGATTTATGGCGTTACCATTACCAACACCTTTATGACCTTCTGGGAAAACCAGCTCGGTTTTGCGCCGCTGAATCGTGGCTTCGTGGCGCTGTTCCTGCTGCTGCTGATGGCGTTCGTCATTTGGTTTGGTAAAGATCTGATGGTTAAAGTGATGAGCTACCTGGTATGGCCTTTTATCGCCAGCCTGGTGCTGATTTCTCTGTCGCTGATCCCTTACTGGAACTCTGCGGTTATCGATCAAGTTGACCTTGGTGCGCTGTCGTTAACAGGTCATGACGGTATCCTGATCACCGTCTGGCTGGGGATTTCCATCATGGTTTTCTCCTTTAACTTCTCACCAATCGTCTCTTCTTTCGTCGTTTCTAAGCGTGAAGAGTATGAGAAAGACTTTGGTCGCGACTTCACTGAGCAGAAATGTTCACAAATCATCTCTCGCGCCAGTATGCTGATGGTTGCAGTGGTCATGTTCTTTGCCTTCAGCTGCCTGTTTACGCTGTCTCCGGCGAACATGGCGGAAGCAAAAGCGCAGAATATTCCGGTGCTTTCTTACCTGGCTAACCACTTTGCATCCATGACCGGCACCAAAACGACGTTCGCTATTATTCTGGAATATGCGGCGTCCATCATCGCGCTGGTTGCTATCTTCAAATCTTTCTTCGGTCACTATCTGGGGACGCTGGAAGGTCTGAACGGTCTGATTCTGAAGTTCGGTTATAAAGGCGACAAAACCAAAGTGTCGCTGGGTAAACTGAATACTCTCAGCATGATCTTCATCATGGGTTCAACCTGGGTTGTTGCCTACGCCAACCCGAACATCCTGGATCTGATTGAAGCCATGGGCGCACCGATTATCGCATCCCTGCTGTGCCTGTTGCCGATGTACGCCATCCGTAAGGCGCCGTCTCTGGCGAAATACCGTGGTCGTCTGGATAACGTGTTTGTTACCGTGATTGGTCTGCTGACCATCCTGAACATCGTATACAAACTGTTTTAA
- the tdcB gene encoding bifunctional threonine ammonia-lyase/L-serine ammonia-lyase TdcB produces MHITYDLPVAIDDIIEAKQRLAGRIYKTGMPRSNYFSERCKGEIFLKFENMQRTGSFKIRGAFNKLSSLTDAERRKGVVACSAGNHAQGVSLSCAMLGIDGKVVMPKGAPKSKVAATCDYSAEVVLHGDNFNDTIAKVSEIVETEGRIFIPPYDDPKVIAGQGTIGLEIMEDLYDVDNVIVPIGGGGLIAGIAVAIKSINPTIRVIGVQSENVHGMAASFHSGEITTHRTTGTLADGCDVARPGNLTYEIVRELVDDIVLVSEDEIRNSMIALIQRNKVVTEGAGALACAALLSGKLDQYIQNRKTVSIISGGNIDLSRVSQITGFVDA; encoded by the coding sequence ATGCATATTACATACGATCTGCCGGTTGCTATTGATGACATTATTGAAGCAAAACAACGTCTGGCTGGGCGAATTTATAAAACAGGCATGCCTCGATCTAACTATTTTAGCGAACGTTGCAAAGGTGAAATATTCCTTAAGTTTGAAAACATGCAGCGTACCGGGTCATTTAAAATTCGTGGCGCATTTAATAAATTAAGCTCCTTAACTGATGCTGAGAGACGTAAAGGTGTCGTGGCCTGTTCAGCAGGGAACCACGCGCAAGGGGTTTCGCTCTCCTGTGCGATGTTGGGGATTGATGGTAAAGTTGTAATGCCGAAAGGCGCGCCAAAATCAAAAGTTGCGGCAACGTGTGACTACTCTGCTGAAGTGGTACTGCACGGCGATAACTTCAACGACACCATCGCCAAAGTGAGCGAAATTGTCGAAACGGAAGGTCGCATCTTTATTCCACCTTATGATGATCCGAAAGTGATTGCCGGTCAGGGAACCATTGGGCTGGAAATTATGGAAGATCTTTATGATGTCGATAACGTCATTGTGCCAATTGGCGGTGGCGGTTTAATTGCCGGTATTGCGGTGGCAATTAAATCTATTAACCCGACCATTCGTGTTATTGGTGTGCAGTCAGAAAACGTTCACGGCATGGCGGCTTCTTTCCACTCCGGAGAAATAACCACGCACCGAACTACCGGCACCCTGGCGGATGGTTGTGATGTCGCCCGCCCGGGTAATTTAACTTACGAAATCGTTCGTGAATTAGTCGATGACATCGTGCTGGTTAGTGAAGACGAAATCAGAAACAGTATGATTGCCTTAATTCAGCGTAATAAAGTCGTTACCGAAGGTGCAGGCGCTTTGGCATGTGCTGCATTATTAAGCGGTAAATTAGACCAATATATTCAAAACAGAAAAACCGTCAGTATTATTTCTGGCGGTAATATCGATCTTTCTCGCGTCTCTCAAATCACCGGTTTCGTTGACGCTTAA
- the tdcA gene encoding transcriptional regulator TdcA: protein MSTILLPKTQHLVVFQEVIRSGSIGSAAKELGLTQPAVSKIINDIEDYFGVELVVRKNTGVTLTPAGQLLLSRSESITREMKNMVNEISGMSSDAVVEVSFGFPSLIGFTFMSGMINKFKEVFPKAQVSMYEAQLSSFLPAIRDGRLDFAIGTLSAEMKLQDLHVEPLFESEFVLVASKSRTSTGTTTLESLKNEQWVLPQTNMGYYSELLTTLQRNGISIENIVKTDSVVTIYNLVLNADFLTVIPCDMTSPFGSNQFITIPVEETLPVAQYAAVWSKNYRIKKAASVLVELAKEYSSYNGCRRKQLIESC, encoded by the coding sequence ATGAGCACTATTCTTCTTCCTAAAACGCAACACCTGGTAGTCTTTCAGGAAGTCATTAGAAGTGGCTCTATTGGCTCGGCTGCAAAAGAATTAGGGTTAACTCAACCAGCGGTCAGTAAAATCATTAACGATATCGAAGATTATTTTGGCGTGGAATTAGTGGTGCGGAAAAATACCGGCGTAACGCTGACGCCAGCTGGTCAATTGTTGCTCTCACGCTCCGAATCCATTACCCGCGAAATGAAAAATATGGTTAATGAGATTAGCGGTATGTCCTCTGATGCAGTCGTGGAGGTTTCATTTGGTTTTCCATCGCTGATCGGCTTTACCTTTATGTCCGGGATGATCAACAAATTCAAAGAGGTGTTCCCGAAAGCGCAGGTCTCAATGTATGAAGCGCAATTGTCCTCGTTCTTACCGGCTATCCGCGACGGGCGTCTGGATTTTGCGATAGGTACGTTAAGTGCAGAAATGAAGCTTCAGGATTTGCATGTCGAGCCGCTGTTCGAGTCAGAGTTCGTACTGGTTGCCAGTAAGTCCCGAACATCCACCGGCACCACCACGCTGGAGTCTTTGAAAAACGAACAGTGGGTGTTGCCGCAAACGAATATGGGATACTACAGCGAACTACTCACCACGTTACAAAGAAATGGCATCAGTATTGAAAACATTGTTAAAACCGACTCAGTCGTGACAATTTATAATCTTGTTCTCAATGCTGATTTCTTAACCGTGATTCCCTGCGATATGACTTCACCTTTTGGTTCTAATCAATTTATTACCATTCCGGTTGAGGAAACATTACCGGTAGCGCAATATGCCGCAGTATGGTCGAAAAATTATCGTATTAAAAAAGCAGCATCGGTTTTGGTGGAATTAGCCAAAGAATATTCATCTTATAATGGGTGTAGACGAAAGCAATTAATAGAATCTTGTTAG
- the tdcR gene encoding transcriptional activator TdcR, giving the protein MSKLSNFIINKSFPQINNAVHHIFLRYLLEIEHLFYQYFKISNTDIDHLEQLINVIHCLFCRTSFCECNRFP; this is encoded by the coding sequence ATTAGCAAGTTATCAAATTTTATTATAAATAAATCATTTCCACAGATAAATAATGCGGTACATCACATTTTTTTGCGCTATTTGTTGGAGATAGAACATTTATTTTATCAATATTTTAAAATCTCGAATACAGATATTGATCATCTCGAACAATTGATTAACGTCATTCATTGTCTCTTTTGCAGAACGTCATTTTGTGAATGCAATCGTTTTCCATGA
- the garK gene encoding glycerate 2-kinase — translation MKIVIAPDSYKESLSASEVAQAIEKGFREIFPDAQYVSVPVADGGEGTVEAMIAATQGSERHAWVTGPLGEKVNASWGISGDGKTAFIEMAAASGLALVPSEKRDPLVTTSRGTGELILQALESGATSIIIGIGGSATNDGGAGMMQALGAKLSDVNGNEIGFGGGSLNTLNDIDISGLDPRLKDCAIRVACDVTNPLVGDNGASRIFGPQKGANEATIIELDKNLSHYADVIKKLLHVDVKNVPGAGAAGGMGAALMAFLGAELKSGIEIVTTALNLEEHIHDCSLVITGEGRIDSQSVHGKVPIGVANVAKKYNKPVIGIAGSLTKDVGVVHQHGIDAVFSVLNSIVTLDEAFRGAYDNIYRASRNIAATLAIGMRNAG, via the coding sequence ATGAAAATCGTAATCGCCCCAGACTCTTATAAAGAAAGTTTATCTGCCAGCGAGGTTGCGCAGGCGATAGAAAAAGGATTTCGGGAAATTTTTCCTGATGCACAGTACGTTTCTGTTCCGGTTGCTGATGGCGGCGAAGGAACGGTGGAAGCGATGATTGCAGCTACCCAGGGTTCCGAACGTCACGCCTGGGTTACAGGGCCACTGGGCGAGAAGGTGAATGCCAGTTGGGGGATCTCTGGCGATGGTAAAACCGCGTTTATTGAAATGGCGGCGGCCAGTGGGCTGGCGTTAGTACCGTCGGAAAAGCGTGATCCGTTGGTGACGACTTCTCGCGGCACGGGAGAGTTAATTTTGCAGGCGCTGGAGAGTGGCGCGACCAGTATTATTATTGGCATCGGCGGCAGTGCCACCAACGACGGCGGTGCGGGGATGATGCAGGCGCTGGGGGCGAAGTTAAGCGATGTCAACGGTAATGAAATCGGTTTTGGCGGCGGCAGTCTTAATACCCTGAATGATATTGATATCTCCGGCCTCGATCCGCGTTTAAAAGATTGCGCTATTCGCGTCGCCTGCGATGTCACTAATCCACTGGTGGGCGATAACGGTGCTTCGCGTATTTTTGGCCCGCAAAAAGGGGCTAATGAAGCCACGATTATCGAGCTGGACAAGAATCTCTCTCACTATGCTGATGTCATCAAAAAATTGCTGCATGTTGATGTGAAAAACGTTCCTGGTGCAGGGGCGGCAGGCGGCATGGGGGCGGCGCTAATGGCGTTTCTTGGCGCAGAGCTAAAGAGCGGCATTGAGATTGTGACGACGGCGCTCAATCTGGAAGAACATATTCATGATTGCTCGTTGGTGATCACCGGAGAAGGCCGCATTGATAGCCAGAGCGTTCACGGTAAAGTGCCGATTGGCGTAGCGAACGTCGCGAAGAAATACAATAAACCGGTAATTGGTATTGCGGGTAGTCTGACGAAGGATGTCGGCGTTGTGCATCAGCATGGCATCGATGCTGTATTCAGCGTGTTGAACAGTATTGTTACGCTGGATGAAGCTTTCAGAGGGGCTTATGACAATATTTACCGTGCTTCACGCAATATCGCCGCGACGCTGGCGATTGGAATGCGTAACGCGGGGTGA
- the garR gene encoding 2-hydroxy-3-oxopropionate reductase, producing the protein MTMKVGFIGLGIMGKPMSKNLLKAGYSLVVADRNPEAIAEVIAAGAETASTAKTIAEQCDVIITMLPNSPHVKEVALGENGIIEGAKPGTVLIDMSSIAPLASREISEALKAKGIDMLDAPVSGGEPKAIDGTLSVMVGGDKAIFDKYYDLMKAMAGSVVHTGEIGAGNVTKLANQVIVALNIAAMSEALTLATKAGVNPDLVYQAIRGGLAGSTVLDAKAPMVMDRNFKPGFRIDLHIKDLANALDTSHGVGAQLPLTAAVMEMMQALRADGLGTADHSALACYYEKLAKVEVTR; encoded by the coding sequence ATGACTATGAAAGTTGGTTTTATTGGCCTGGGTATTATGGGTAAACCAATGAGTAAAAACCTCCTGAAAGCAGGTTACTCGCTGGTGGTTGCTGACCGTAACCCTGAAGCCATTGCTGAAGTGATTGCCGCAGGCGCAGAAACAGCGTCTACGGCTAAAACTATCGCTGAACAGTGCGACGTCATCATAACCATGCTGCCAAACTCCCCTCATGTGAAAGAGGTGGCGCTGGGTGAAAATGGCATCATTGAAGGCGCGAAGCCAGGTACGGTATTGATCGATATGAGTTCAATCGCTCCGCTGGCAAGCCGTGAAATCAGCGAAGCACTGAAAGCGAAAGGTATTGATATGCTGGACGCCCCGGTGAGCGGCGGTGAACCGAAAGCCATCGACGGTACGCTGTCAGTGATGGTGGGCGGCGACAAGGCTATTTTCGACAAATACTATGATTTGATGAAAGCGATGGCGGGTTCCGTGGTGCATACCGGGGAAATCGGTGCAGGTAACGTCACCAAACTGGCAAACCAGGTCATTGTGGCGCTGAATATTGCCGCGATGTCAGAAGCGTTAACGCTGGCAACCAAGGCGGGCGTTAACCCGGATCTGGTTTATCAGGCAATTCGCGGTGGACTGGCGGGCAGTACCGTTCTTGACGCCAAAGCGCCTATGGTCATGGACAGAAACTTCAAGCCAGGCTTCCGTATTGATCTGCATATTAAGGATCTGGCAAATGCGCTGGATACCTCCCACGGCGTTGGTGCGCAATTGCCGCTAACTGCTGCGGTTATGGAGATGATGCAGGCACTACGTGCCGATGGTTTGGGAACGGCGGATCATAGCGCCCTGGCGTGCTACTACGAAAAACTGGCGAAAGTCGAAGTTACTCGTTAA
- the garL gene encoding 2-dehydro-3-deoxyglucarate aldolase — protein sequence MNNDIFPNKFKAALAAKQVQIGCWSALSNPISTEVLGLAGFDWLVLDGEHAPNDISTFIPQLMALKGSVSAPVVRVPTNEPVIIKRLLDIGFYNFLIPFVETKEEAVQAVASTRYPPEGIRGVSVSHRANMFGTVADYFAQSNKNITILVQIESQQGVDNVDAITATEGVDGIFVGPSDLAAALGHLGNASHPDVQKAIQHIFNRARANGKPCGILAPVEADARRYLEWGATFVAVGSDLGVFRSATQKLADTFKK from the coding sequence ATGAATAACGATATTTTCCCAAATAAGTTCAAAGCCGCGTTGGCAGCGAAACAGGTACAGATTGGCTGCTGGTCAGCACTTTCTAACCCAATTAGCACGGAAGTTCTTGGTTTAGCTGGCTTTGACTGGCTGGTGCTGGATGGCGAACATGCGCCAAACGATATCTCCACGTTCATTCCTCAGTTGATGGCTCTGAAGGGGAGCGTCAGCGCGCCAGTGGTGCGTGTACCGACCAACGAACCGGTGATCATCAAGCGTCTGCTGGATATCGGTTTTTATAACTTCCTGATCCCCTTTGTGGAAACGAAAGAAGAAGCGGTGCAGGCGGTGGCATCTACCCGTTATCCACCAGAAGGTATTCGCGGCGTCTCCGTTTCTCACCGCGCCAATATGTTTGGCACCGTGGCGGATTACTTCGCTCAGTCGAATAAGAACATCACCATTCTGGTGCAAATTGAAAGCCAGCAAGGCGTTGATAACGTTGATGCTATCACCGCAACCGAAGGCGTGGACGGTATCTTCGTTGGCCCCAGCGATCTGGCAGCGGCATTAGGTCATCTCGGCAATGCGTCGCATCCGGATGTGCAAAAAGCGATTCAACATATTTTTAATCGCGCCAGAGCCAACGGCAAACCCTGCGGCATACTCGCCCCTGTCGAAGCCGATGCGCGTCGTTATCTGGAATGGGGCGCTACGTTTGTGGCCGTCGGCAGCGATCTCGGCGTATTCCGTTCCGCCACGCAGAAACTGGCAGATACCTTTAAAAAATAA
- the garD gene encoding galactarate dehydratase, with protein MANIEIRQETPTAFYIKVHNTDNVAIIVNDNGLKAGTRFPDGLELIEHIPQGHKVALLDIPANGEIIRYGEVIGYAVRAIPRGSWIDESMVVLPEAPPLHTLPLATKVPEPLPALEGYTFEGYRNADGSVGTKNLLGITTSVHCVAGVVDYVVKIIERDLLPKYPNVDGVVGLNHLYGCGVAINAPAAVVPIRTIHNISLNPNFGGEVMVIGLGCEKLQPERLLIGTDDVPAIPVESASIVSLQDEKHVGFQSMVEDILQVAERHLHKLNQRQRETCPASELVVGMQCGGSDAFSGVTANPAVGYASDLLVRCGATVMFSEVTEVRDAIHLLTPRAVNEEVGKRLLEEMEWYDNYLNMGKTDRSANPSPGNKKGGLANVVEKALGSIAKSGKSAIVEVLSPGQRPTKRGLIYAATPASDFVCGTQQVASGITVQVFTTGRGTPYGLMAVPVIKMATRTELANRWFDLMDINAGTIATGEETIEEVGWKLFHFILDVASGKKKTFSDQWGLHNQLAVFNPAPVT; from the coding sequence ATGGCCAACATCGAAATCAGACAAGAAACGCCGACTGCGTTTTATATAAAAGTTCACAACACAGATAATGTGGCAATTATTGTTAATGATAATGGCCTGAAAGCAGGAACGCGTTTTCCGGATGGGCTGGAATTAATTGAACATATTCCCCAGGGGCATAAAGTCGCATTGCTGGACATTCCGGCTAATGGTGAAATTATTCGTTATGGCGAAGTGATTGGTTACGCCGTGCGCGCGATCCCACGCGGAAGTTGGATCGACGAATCAATGGTAGTACTGCCGGAAGCGCCGCCATTACACACGCTGCCACTGGCAACTAAAGTGCCGGAACCCTTACCGGCGCTTGAAGGTTATACCTTTGAAGGCTATCGCAATGCCGATGGCAGCGTGGGAACCAAAAACCTGCTCGGCATCACCACCAGCGTCCACTGTGTGGCGGGCGTGGTGGATTACGTGGTGAAAATCATTGAACGCGATCTGCTGCCGAAATACCCGAACGTCGATGGCGTGGTGGGGCTGAATCATCTGTACGGTTGTGGCGTGGCGATTAACGCTCCGGCGGCGGTGGTGCCTATTCGTACTATTCACAACATTTCGCTTAACCCAAACTTTGGCGGTGAGGTGATGGTGATTGGTCTGGGTTGCGAGAAATTGCAACCTGAGCGCCTGCTGATCGGCACGGATGATGTACCGGCTATTCCAGTGGAAAGTGCCAGTATTGTCAGCTTGCAGGATGAAAAACATGTCGGTTTTCAGTCAATGGTCGAGGATATTTTGCAAGTTGCCGAGCGCCATCTGCACAAATTAAATCAACGGCAGCGAGAAACCTGTCCAGCTTCAGAACTGGTTGTCGGTATGCAGTGCGGCGGCAGCGATGCGTTTTCTGGTGTAACGGCAAACCCGGCAGTGGGTTATGCATCTGATTTACTGGTGCGCTGCGGCGCAACGGTGATGTTCTCAGAAGTCACGGAAGTGCGTGACGCCATTCATCTGCTGACGCCGCGCGCTGTTAACGAAGAGGTTGGCAAGCGCCTGCTGGAAGAGATGGAGTGGTACGACAACTATCTCAATATGGGGAAAACCGACCGCAGCGCCAACCCTTCGCCGGGTAACAAAAAAGGCGGTCTGGCAAACGTGGTGGAAAAGGCGCTCGGCTCCATTGCTAAATCGGGTAAAAGCGCGATTGTAGAAGTGCTGTCACCCGGTCAGCGTCCGACCAAACGCGGATTAATTTACGCCGCGACGCCAGCCAGCGATTTCGTCTGCGGCACCCAACAGGTGGCTTCAGGGATTACCGTGCAAGTATTTACGACCGGTCGCGGCACACCGTACGGTCTGATGGCGGTGCCGGTCATTAAAATGGCGACCCGCACCGAACTGGCGAACCGCTGGTTTGATTTGATGGATATTAATGCGGGCACTATCGCCACCGGCGAAGAGACCATTGAAGAGGTGGGCTGGAAGCTGTTCCACTTTATTCTCGATGTCGCCAGCGGGAAGAAGAAAACCTTCTCGGATCAATGGGGACTGCATAACCAACTGGCGGTGTTTAACCCGGCGCCGGTGACCTGA